A part of Chlamydia ibidis 10-1398/6 genomic DNA contains:
- the rpsL gene encoding 30S ribosomal protein S12 translates to MPTINQLIRKKRQSSTPRKKSPALQRCPQRRGVCLQVKTKTPKKPNSALRKVAWVRLSNGQEVIAYIGGEGHNLQEHSIVLVQGGRVKDLPGVRYHIVRGALDCAAVKNRKQSRSRYGAKRPK, encoded by the coding sequence ATGCCAACCATTAATCAATTAATACGAAAAAAGCGTCAATCTAGTACGCCTAGAAAAAAGTCCCCAGCTTTGCAAAGATGCCCTCAAAGGCGTGGGGTGTGTCTGCAAGTGAAGACAAAAACTCCTAAAAAGCCTAACTCAGCTTTGCGTAAAGTTGCTTGGGTTCGTTTATCTAATGGTCAGGAAGTTATCGCTTACATCGGTGGAGAAGGGCATAACTTACAAGAACATAGTATCGTATTAGTTCAGGGAGGAAGGGTAAAAGATCTCCCTGGGGTGCGTTATCATATTGTTCGTGGAGCACTCGATTGTGCTGCTGTGAAGAATAGAAAGCAGAGCCGTTCTAGATACGGCGCAAAGCGTCCTAAATAG
- the omcB gene encoding outer membrane complex protein OmcB, whose product MSKLIKRVVTVLALTSMASSFASGEIETAAMADSLATRFVADANVLNVAHRKPKLGRNKNTNLEKKNKESCCNKEFFPCDEGKCDSVKPQNESCYGRMYAVKVSDDCNVEISQAVPEYATVGSPYPIEILATGKKDCVDVTITQQLPCEVEFVSSDPETKPTTDGKLIWKIDRLCQGERYKITVWVKPLKEGCCFTAATVCACPELRSYTKCGQPAICIKQQGPECACLRCPVRYKIEVSNTGSAVARGVVVDNPVPDGFSHASGKRVLTFNLGDMQPGETKVCTVEFCAGKRGRVTNTATVSYCGGHKCSADVTTVVNEPCVQVNISGADTSYVCKPVEYTISVSNPGDLTLYDVVVEDILSSGTSVVQAPGGEVCCNKVAWCIKELSPGESLQFKVVARAQSPGKFTNQVSVRTNSDCGTCTSCAEVTTYWKGLAATHMCVIDTNDPICVGENTVYRICVTNRGSAEDTNVSLILKFSKELQPISSSGPTKGTITGNTVVFDALPKLGSKESVEFSVTLKGVAPGDGRGEAILSSDALTVPVSDTENTHVY is encoded by the coding sequence ATGTCCAAACTCATTAAACGAGTAGTTACGGTCCTTGCGCTAACTAGTATGGCCAGTTCATTTGCCAGCGGGGAGATAGAGACCGCTGCTATGGCAGACTCTCTAGCGACGAGGTTCGTAGCTGATGCTAACGTTTTAAACGTAGCACACAGAAAACCCAAATTAGGACGCAACAAGAATACTAATTTGGAAAAGAAAAATAAAGAATCTTGTTGTAATAAGGAATTTTTCCCTTGTGATGAGGGTAAGTGTGATTCCGTAAAACCACAAAATGAGTCCTGCTACGGTAGAATGTATGCAGTCAAAGTAAGTGATGACTGTAATGTCGAGATAAGTCAGGCAGTTCCTGAATATGCTACTGTAGGATCCCCTTATCCAATTGAAATTCTAGCAACTGGTAAAAAAGATTGTGTGGATGTAACAATTACACAACAGTTGCCTTGTGAAGTTGAGTTTGTGAGTAGTGATCCAGAAACTAAACCTACTACAGATGGCAAGCTTATTTGGAAGATTGACCGTCTATGTCAGGGAGAACGATACAAAATTACTGTTTGGGTAAAGCCTCTTAAGGAAGGTTGTTGTTTTACTGCAGCTACCGTTTGTGCTTGTCCAGAACTTCGCTCTTATACCAAATGTGGACAACCGGCTATTTGTATTAAACAACAAGGGCCTGAATGCGCATGTTTACGTTGTCCAGTTCGCTACAAGATCGAGGTATCTAATACAGGATCTGCAGTTGCCCGAGGGGTTGTAGTAGATAACCCTGTACCAGATGGTTTTTCTCATGCTTCCGGGAAACGTGTTCTCACTTTTAATTTGGGAGATATGCAGCCGGGAGAAACAAAAGTTTGTACTGTAGAATTCTGTGCAGGGAAAAGAGGAAGAGTAACCAATACAGCTACAGTGAGTTATTGTGGTGGGCACAAATGCTCTGCTGACGTAACTACTGTAGTCAACGAACCTTGTGTACAGGTAAATATTTCTGGCGCAGATACGTCCTATGTGTGTAAACCTGTAGAATATACTATTTCTGTTTCTAATCCAGGTGATCTTACTCTTTATGATGTTGTTGTCGAAGACATTCTTTCTTCGGGAACTTCAGTTGTTCAAGCCCCTGGAGGAGAGGTATGCTGCAATAAAGTAGCTTGGTGCATTAAAGAATTGTCTCCTGGAGAAAGTCTTCAGTTTAAAGTAGTGGCAAGAGCGCAAAGCCCAGGTAAGTTTACTAATCAAGTCAGCGTAAGAACCAATTCAGATTGTGGAACCTGTACATCTTGTGCAGAAGTCACAACCTATTGGAAAGGACTTGCAGCAACTCATATGTGCGTGATCGATACTAACGATCCTATCTGTGTTGGAGAAAATACGGTGTACCGTATTTGTGTAACGAATAGGGGATCTGCAGAGGATACTAATGTGTCTCTAATCCTCAAATTCTCTAAAGAATTGCAACCTATTTCTTCTTCGGGACCTACCAAGGGAACAATTACGGGTAATACCGTTGTATTTGATGCACTCCCTAAATTAGGTTCTAAGGAGTCAGTAGAATTTTCTGTAACGTTGAAGGGAGTAGCTCCTGGAGACGGTAGAGGAGAAGCTATTCTTTCTTCTGATGCTTTAACTGTACCTGTATCAGATACGGAGAATACTCACGTTTACTAA
- the gltX gene encoding glutamate--tRNA ligase, which yields MTWENVRVRVAPSPTGDPHVGTAYMALFNEIFARRFNGKMILRIEDTDRTRSRSDYEQNIFSALRWCGIQWDEGPDIGGPYGPYRQSERTEIYKEYAEKLLATDYAYKCFATPQELAEMRAVASTLGYRGGYDRRYRYLSPEEVKERENAGQPYTIRLKVPLTGECVFEDYSKGRVVFPWADVDDQVLIKSDGFPTYHFANVVDDHLMGITHVIRGEEWISSTPKHILLYEAFGWSPPIFLHMPLLLNPDGTKLSKRKNPTSIFYYRDAGYIKEAFINFLTLMGYSMEGDEEIYSLEKIVDNFDPKRIGKSGAVFDIRKLDWMNKHYLNHEGSPGDLLKELKQWLINDDFFLRILPLCQSRITTLAEFISLSSFFFSVLPEYVKEELLPNSLTEDRAALMLYSYVKYMEKADIWEKDYFYQGSKWLANAFQVNHKKAVIPLLYVAITGKKQGLPLFDSMEILGKPRTRARLVHAQSILGGVSKKNQAVIDTALQNVDFESQVLPF from the coding sequence ATGACTTGGGAAAACGTACGTGTTAGAGTAGCACCTTCTCCTACAGGAGATCCTCATGTAGGCACCGCTTATATGGCCTTGTTTAATGAGATTTTTGCTCGTCGATTTAATGGTAAAATGATCCTAAGAATTGAAGACACGGATCGAACGCGCAGCCGCTCTGATTACGAACAGAATATTTTCTCTGCTCTTCGCTGGTGTGGTATACAGTGGGATGAGGGACCGGACATTGGTGGTCCTTATGGTCCCTATAGACAATCAGAAAGGACAGAGATTTACAAGGAGTATGCTGAAAAATTATTAGCTACGGATTATGCATACAAGTGTTTTGCTACTCCTCAAGAACTAGCAGAGATGCGGGCTGTTGCTAGTACTCTTGGTTATCGCGGGGGATATGATCGTCGTTACCGCTACCTATCCCCAGAAGAAGTTAAAGAACGTGAGAATGCTGGACAGCCCTACACTATTCGTTTAAAAGTTCCTCTGACTGGTGAGTGTGTTTTTGAGGATTATAGCAAAGGAAGGGTCGTATTTCCTTGGGCTGATGTTGATGATCAAGTATTGATAAAATCTGATGGTTTCCCAACTTATCATTTTGCAAATGTCGTCGATGACCATCTCATGGGCATAACCCATGTTATCCGTGGCGAAGAGTGGATAAGTTCTACACCAAAGCATATTCTATTGTACGAAGCTTTTGGTTGGAGTCCTCCCATATTTCTGCATATGCCGTTGTTATTGAATCCCGACGGGACGAAATTATCCAAAAGAAAAAATCCTACTTCAATTTTTTACTATCGAGATGCTGGGTATATTAAAGAAGCATTTATCAATTTCCTTACCCTCATGGGATATAGTATGGAAGGAGATGAAGAAATCTATTCTTTGGAAAAGATAGTCGATAATTTTGACCCTAAGCGTATTGGCAAATCTGGAGCTGTATTTGACATTCGTAAGTTAGACTGGATGAATAAGCATTATCTTAACCATGAGGGCTCTCCGGGTGATCTGCTAAAGGAATTAAAACAATGGTTGATCAATGATGATTTCTTTTTGAGAATTCTTCCTTTATGCCAGTCTAGAATCACAACTCTTGCTGAATTTATATCCCTTAGCAGTTTCTTCTTTTCAGTTCTTCCAGAATACGTTAAAGAAGAGCTCTTGCCCAACTCTTTAACAGAAGATAGAGCCGCTCTTATGCTCTATAGTTATGTAAAGTACATGGAAAAAGCCGATATTTGGGAAAAAGATTATTTTTACCAGGGATCTAAGTGGTTGGCAAATGCTTTCCAAGTAAATCATAAGAAAGCCGTCATCCCTCTGCTTTATGTGGCAATTACGGGTAAGAAACAGGGGCTTCCATTATTTGATTCTATGGAAATTTTAGGAAAGCCTCGTACCAGGGCCCGGCTTGTTCATGCGCAAAGCATTCTCGGAGGGGTCTCTAAGAAAAATCAGGCTGTGATTGATACAGCCTTACAGAATGTTGATTTTGAATCTCAGGTATTGCCATTTTAA
- a CDS encoding small cysteine-rich outer membrane protein yields the protein MKKAILLAAACGIFGLSSCCRIVDCCFEDPCAPASCSPCEMFNKKEKGCGPCGSYSKSCKSENSNNIQHSSQSGDAYNQ from the coding sequence ATGAAGAAAGCTATCTTACTAGCTGCTGCTTGCGGTATTTTTGGTTTAAGTAGTTGTTGCCGTATTGTTGATTGCTGTTTTGAAGATCCATGCGCACCTGCATCATGCAGTCCTTGTGAAATGTTCAATAAAAAAGAAAAAGGCTGCGGTCCTTGCGGTTCTTATAGCAAATCTTGCAAAAGCGAGAACTCTAACAATATTCAACACAGTTCTCAGTCTGGAGATGCCTACAATCAGTAA
- a CDS encoding helix-turn-helix domain-containing protein gives MECVQQESCFDLEEKDPVTSAEEGSTWVSITQAAKLHNVTRQAIYVAIKQKKLKASKTTRWEINLKDLEEYKKNRYSRSKSLYEGELLFDNEKGCYSVNQVAQMLGIPVQKVYYATRTGTMRGDRKGAAWVIHCSEIERYRNEYLSKQVARKAREGSNDIVDSSTSSTGPNFLDQSALEIE, from the coding sequence ATGGAATGCGTACAGCAAGAAAGTTGTTTTGATTTGGAAGAAAAAGATCCTGTTACGTCTGCTGAAGAAGGCTCTACTTGGGTTTCAATTACTCAGGCAGCTAAGCTGCATAATGTGACAAGACAAGCAATCTACGTAGCAATTAAACAGAAAAAGTTAAAGGCTTCTAAGACAACCCGTTGGGAAATTAATCTCAAGGATCTAGAGGAGTACAAGAAGAATCGTTACTCTAGGAGTAAGTCTTTGTATGAAGGTGAATTGCTTTTTGATAATGAAAAGGGCTGTTATTCTGTGAACCAAGTGGCACAGATGTTAGGCATTCCTGTGCAAAAGGTTTACTATGCGACACGGACAGGAACTATGCGTGGAGATCGTAAAGGTGCTGCCTGGGTTATTCACTGCTCGGAGATTGAAAGATATCGTAATGAATATCTAAGTAAACAAGTAGCCAGAAAAGCGAGAGAAGGCTCCAATGACATTGTAGACTCCTCTACCTCGTCCACAGGTCCGAATTTTCTCGATCAATCTGCTCTTGAAATTGAATAG
- the recJ gene encoding single-stranded-DNA-specific exonuclease RecJ, translating into MIYKDTSSVPEVDWVYPKQDPKLLATIIKDLHLHPIAAQVFVSRGFGNVDQIRNFLYVHLSNLHDPNLFLDMPKAVARVLQAKDNHETIMIYGDSDVDGMTGVTLLVEFFRLIDVKVSYCFLGALLKQHGETDSLVEKMKECGVTLLITVDCGISAGKEVNDIKKHGIDVIITDHHVPTRKIPNCVAILNPKLRGDTYPNSDITGVGVAFKLARGVLDALILRGSVAKNAIDLRKLLDLVALGTVTDVGTLLGENRIMVRHGIKEIGKGTRLGLRKLCTFSGVDRMDVTSKDIVLKISPKLNSLGRLSDPAKGVELLLTRDPKVADSIVTDLDSVNRERQKIEANVFRDVQNILKDRKDIVNQAAIVLSSSDWHARVIPIISARIAKAYNRPVVIIAKEGGIGKGSLRTISSFPLLGILQKCSSLFLSYGGHDFAAGMVIKEDKIEEFRKKFIHLVNSSLRKVDAQLTLPLDARADFDEIDHDLLSSMDLFEPFGKGNPVPVFYTVVRQVRYPKLLAGNHVKLYLSHGERNLEGIAFGMGDRVATLKAHWHHPLEVAYTPRLSPSVSGGVIHLFVRDFHILPLEEEESRKSF; encoded by the coding sequence ATGATATATAAAGACACTTCTTCTGTACCCGAAGTTGATTGGGTATATCCCAAGCAGGATCCTAAACTGCTGGCTACGATTATAAAAGATTTGCATCTGCATCCCATTGCTGCGCAAGTCTTTGTTTCTCGAGGTTTTGGGAACGTCGATCAAATACGAAACTTTCTATATGTGCATTTGTCGAATTTACATGACCCTAATTTATTTCTTGATATGCCTAAGGCTGTCGCGAGAGTGTTACAGGCCAAAGATAATCATGAAACCATTATGATTTATGGAGATAGTGATGTTGATGGCATGACTGGTGTGACTCTTCTTGTCGAATTCTTTCGTCTCATAGATGTTAAGGTTAGTTATTGTTTTCTAGGCGCTCTTTTAAAGCAGCATGGAGAAACTGATTCTTTAGTGGAGAAGATGAAAGAATGCGGAGTAACCTTACTGATTACAGTAGATTGTGGGATATCTGCAGGGAAGGAGGTAAATGATATTAAGAAACATGGCATCGACGTGATTATTACAGATCATCATGTGCCTACCCGGAAAATTCCTAATTGTGTAGCAATACTCAATCCTAAGTTGCGCGGAGATACTTATCCAAATTCTGATATTACTGGTGTAGGAGTTGCCTTCAAATTAGCACGAGGAGTTCTTGATGCACTTATTTTACGTGGGTCAGTTGCCAAGAATGCTATAGATTTACGTAAGTTGTTAGATCTTGTCGCTCTAGGTACCGTAACAGATGTAGGAACCTTGTTAGGTGAAAATCGAATTATGGTGCGCCACGGTATTAAAGAAATAGGAAAAGGTACACGTTTAGGATTACGAAAACTATGCACATTTTCTGGCGTGGATAGGATGGATGTTACCTCTAAAGATATCGTGCTTAAAATTTCTCCCAAGTTAAATAGTTTAGGGCGTTTGTCCGATCCTGCAAAAGGAGTGGAGTTGCTGCTCACAAGAGATCCTAAAGTTGCAGATTCTATAGTTACAGATTTAGATAGTGTTAATCGAGAGAGACAAAAGATAGAGGCGAATGTATTTCGCGATGTACAAAATATCTTAAAAGATAGAAAGGATATCGTAAATCAGGCTGCTATTGTTCTTTCGTCATCAGATTGGCATGCACGTGTCATCCCAATTATTTCTGCTCGTATTGCTAAAGCATATAATCGTCCTGTAGTAATTATTGCAAAAGAAGGAGGGATTGGTAAAGGGTCATTACGCACTATTAGTTCATTCCCACTTCTTGGAATTTTACAGAAATGTTCTTCTCTATTTTTATCTTACGGAGGGCATGATTTTGCCGCTGGCATGGTTATCAAAGAAGATAAAATAGAGGAATTTAGAAAAAAATTTATACATCTTGTGAACTCGTCATTAAGAAAAGTAGATGCTCAGCTCACCCTACCTCTAGATGCACGTGCTGATTTTGACGAAATTGATCACGATCTTTTATCCTCAATGGATCTATTTGAACCTTTTGGTAAAGGTAATCCAGTTCCTGTTTTTTATACCGTTGTACGTCAAGTTCGGTATCCTAAATTATTAGCTGGGAACCATGTAAAATTGTACTTGAGTCACGGAGAAAGAAATCTTGAGGGGATAGCATTTGGTATGGGAGATCGGGTTGCCACTTTAAAAGCACATTGGCATCACCCATTAGAGGTTGCTTACACTCCACGGTTATCACCAAGCGTCAGTGGAGGGGTTATTCATTTGTTTGTCAGGGATTTCCATATTTTGCCTTTAGAGGAAGAGGAATCTCGTAAATCATTTTAA
- a CDS encoding CPn0927/CPn0928 family alpha/beta hydrolase fold protein, which produces MSPNPKVFMFSSKAASMNYCFQTRYPRFSGLIKAISGIFKAILRIVLCIPLGLIWLLERICQNLIVPSAGGIIVGGICQPYPRLLQAFANQTRQWKQSCYVSSVDRVPIQIDNLLIDAIQISFPEAKPDRWMLVSLGNGESFETRILVNEEGGPFHQEDEDWILAVARKAKANVLMFNYPGVMCSKGYVSKETLVQAYLAAASYLTDCNNGPKAKEIIAYGYSLGSLVQSEALQRLFNYKDRQENWFVIKDRGPRSTMAVGYQWLGKLGYWITRITNWGIDSEGNSRALPVPELSVQGSDKDGKLIGDGLFNRETCFAAGFLDNQDSSFVSPKSFVCVPHLLHQEGLTSEAIDKISSEISTHFEGQQEKEEQ; this is translated from the coding sequence ATGAGCCCTAATCCAAAAGTGTTCATGTTTTCTTCCAAAGCAGCTTCTATGAACTATTGTTTCCAAACCCGATATCCTCGTTTTAGTGGATTGATTAAAGCGATTTCTGGAATCTTTAAAGCCATTTTGCGGATTGTTTTGTGCATTCCGTTAGGTTTAATTTGGTTATTGGAGAGAATATGCCAGAATTTGATAGTCCCTTCTGCTGGAGGCATTATTGTGGGAGGGATTTGTCAGCCATATCCTAGATTGTTGCAGGCTTTTGCGAATCAGACACGACAATGGAAACAGTCGTGCTATGTAAGTTCTGTAGATCGTGTTCCTATACAAATCGATAATTTATTAATTGATGCTATACAGATTAGTTTCCCCGAGGCTAAGCCTGATCGTTGGATGTTGGTTTCTCTAGGTAATGGTGAATCTTTTGAAACACGTATTCTGGTTAATGAAGAGGGTGGGCCTTTTCATCAGGAGGACGAGGATTGGATTCTTGCTGTAGCACGTAAAGCAAAGGCAAATGTTTTAATGTTTAACTATCCTGGAGTGATGTGTAGCAAGGGATATGTATCTAAAGAGACTTTGGTACAAGCTTATCTTGCTGCTGCCTCATATCTCACTGATTGTAATAATGGTCCTAAAGCAAAAGAAATAATTGCCTACGGGTATTCTTTAGGGAGTTTGGTCCAATCCGAAGCGTTGCAGCGATTATTTAATTATAAAGATCGACAAGAAAATTGGTTTGTAATTAAGGATCGTGGCCCTCGCTCTACAATGGCGGTAGGATATCAATGGTTAGGTAAATTAGGATATTGGATTACCAGAATTACAAACTGGGGCATTGATTCGGAGGGTAATAGCAGAGCATTACCTGTGCCAGAGCTTTCAGTACAGGGAAGTGATAAAGACGGAAAACTTATTGGAGATGGTTTATTCAATCGGGAGACCTGTTTCGCTGCAGGCTTCCTTGATAATCAAGACAGTTCGTTTGTATCACCCAAATCTTTCGTGTGCGTTCCTCATCTCTTACATCAAGAAGGCTTAACGTCAGAAGCGATAGATAAAATATCTTCTGAGATTAGCACTCATTTTGAGGGACAACAAGAAAAGGAAGAACAGTAG
- the rpsG gene encoding 30S ribosomal protein S7 encodes MSRRHAAEKKQIPGDPVYGSVVLERFINKVMMHGKKSVARRIVYSALERFAKKLGAENVLEAFEEALENAKPLLEVRSRRVGGATYQVPVEVAAERRNCLAMQWIVKNARSKPGKSMEEGLAAELVDCFNKQGATIKKREDTHRMAEANKAFAHYKW; translated from the coding sequence ATGTCAAGACGGCATGCCGCTGAGAAGAAACAAATTCCAGGAGACCCTGTCTATGGAAGCGTGGTCTTAGAGAGATTTATCAATAAAGTTATGATGCATGGCAAGAAGAGTGTCGCTAGGAGAATTGTTTACTCCGCTTTAGAGCGTTTTGCGAAAAAGCTTGGCGCCGAAAATGTTTTAGAGGCTTTTGAAGAAGCTCTAGAAAATGCTAAGCCTTTGCTTGAAGTGCGTTCTCGTCGTGTTGGTGGTGCTACTTATCAGGTTCCTGTGGAAGTTGCGGCAGAGAGAAGAAATTGCTTGGCTATGCAGTGGATAGTGAAAAACGCCCGATCTAAGCCTGGCAAGTCCATGGAAGAGGGGTTGGCGGCGGAGCTCGTGGATTGTTTCAATAAACAAGGCGCTACGATCAAAAAAAGGGAAGACACTCATCGTATGGCTGAAGCGAACAAGGCGTTTGCGCATTATAAGTGGTAA
- a CDS encoding cysteine-rich outer membrane protein: protein MVTQTNGIKIQIPETIQEAIGINVSTALENDQVQLGLVNAGLSWVKSHIIVPMRSSPIVKSRGFQISMIVLGILLVVSGLALTFVLQAELGKNAFLFLIPAVIGLVKLLVTSLCMEDACTPEQWGLFKNLLSVTEDLIDDGELNHSNKIFVSSVTDGKVEQS, encoded by the coding sequence ATGGTTACTCAGACAAATGGAATTAAAATTCAAATTCCTGAAACTATTCAAGAAGCTATAGGTATCAACGTATCTACAGCTTTGGAGAATGACCAAGTACAGCTAGGTTTAGTCAATGCGGGATTATCTTGGGTTAAATCTCATATTATCGTCCCCATGCGTTCTTCACCGATCGTTAAATCACGAGGATTCCAGATTTCTATGATAGTGTTAGGTATCCTGTTGGTTGTATCAGGATTGGCACTAACTTTTGTTCTACAGGCCGAGTTAGGCAAAAATGCCTTTCTATTCTTAATACCTGCAGTTATAGGACTTGTTAAGTTATTGGTTACATCTTTATGCATGGAAGATGCATGTACCCCAGAACAGTGGGGTTTATTCAAGAATCTTCTCAGTGTAACAGAGGACCTAATAGATGACGGAGAACTTAATCATTCTAACAAAATATTCGTCTCTTCCGTCACGGATGGAAAGGTAGAACAAAGTTGA
- the tsp gene encoding tail-specific protease Tsp, with protein sequence MTMAFRLFALILCFLPYTNFASELLKEEDVRKTVDKLIEYHVDAKEISVDILHRSLVSYSRSFDSHQAYLTEQEVSLYVTSGEVKKRLLKNYKINNFSAHQNLNKQIKDSIHRARSWRSEWIKEPEKLIDDAKSRPLIKKTSTWATSITELQERHYSLLLSYISVYLSDASEDRYLGKESALVNLCIRQLENHEDPYLGINDHKKNMSPNEEAHHFYVRVIKSMAHGLDAHTAYFSQDEALAMKIQLEKGMCGIGVVLKEDIDGVIVKEIIPGGPAFKTRELQVGDIIYKVNGNSIENLSFRGVLDCLRGDQGSVVELSIHRANQDYIVNLSREKILLEDRRVDVTYESYGDGIIGKITLYSFYEGENQISSEQDLRKALQSLQDKNLLGLVLDIRENTGGFLSQAIKVSGLFMTNGVVVVSRYGDGSIKRYRTIAPKKFYDGPLVILVSKSSASAAEIVAQTLQDYGVAIVTGDEQTYGKGTIQHQTITGDPDNKDYFKVTVGRYYSPSGKSTQLQGVKSDILVPTKYAEEELGERYLEHPLPSDHCDNVIKDNLEDIDSHMRPWFQKYYLPNLQAQETEWRSMLPVLAENSRSRVQKNKNYQLFLTHLKDPSEEIRPHGSNDLQMEESVNIVKDMILLKSKKVSYCAIGG encoded by the coding sequence ATGACAATGGCATTCCGTCTTTTTGCGCTTATCCTTTGTTTCCTTCCCTACACTAATTTTGCTTCAGAGCTTCTTAAAGAAGAGGATGTACGCAAAACTGTGGATAAACTAATTGAGTATCATGTAGATGCTAAGGAAATCTCCGTGGACATTCTCCATAGATCTCTGGTCAGTTATTCAAGATCATTCGACTCCCATCAAGCATATCTTACAGAACAAGAGGTATCTCTATACGTAACATCTGGCGAAGTAAAGAAACGTTTGCTAAAGAACTACAAAATCAACAATTTTTCAGCTCATCAGAATCTAAATAAGCAGATCAAAGATAGTATTCATCGAGCAAGGTCTTGGAGATCTGAGTGGATTAAAGAACCAGAAAAGTTAATCGATGACGCTAAATCTCGGCCACTTATCAAAAAAACTTCTACCTGGGCTACTTCAATAACAGAACTTCAGGAGCGTCATTACTCCCTATTACTTTCATATATATCGGTGTATTTATCAGATGCTTCTGAAGATCGATACTTAGGGAAAGAGTCCGCTCTAGTAAATTTGTGTATAAGACAACTTGAAAACCATGAAGATCCTTACTTAGGTATCAATGATCATAAAAAAAATATGTCTCCGAATGAAGAAGCTCACCATTTCTATGTCCGAGTAATCAAATCCATGGCACATGGGTTAGATGCTCATACAGCCTACTTTAGTCAAGATGAAGCACTTGCCATGAAAATCCAATTAGAAAAAGGCATGTGCGGCATTGGCGTTGTTTTAAAAGAAGATATTGATGGCGTAATAGTGAAAGAGATCATTCCTGGAGGTCCCGCATTTAAAACCCGAGAGTTACAAGTAGGTGATATTATCTACAAAGTTAACGGGAACAGCATTGAGAACCTGTCCTTTAGAGGAGTATTGGATTGTTTAAGAGGAGATCAGGGGTCTGTAGTGGAATTATCCATACATCGAGCAAATCAAGATTACATCGTCAACCTATCCAGAGAAAAAATTCTATTAGAGGATCGTCGTGTAGATGTAACTTATGAAAGTTATGGAGATGGTATTATAGGTAAAATCACTCTATATTCTTTTTACGAAGGTGAAAATCAAATATCTAGTGAGCAAGATCTGCGTAAAGCTTTACAGAGTCTTCAAGATAAAAACCTCTTGGGTTTAGTTTTAGATATTCGTGAAAATACCGGAGGTTTCTTATCACAAGCAATTAAAGTATCGGGTTTATTTATGACTAATGGAGTTGTAGTCGTTTCTCGATATGGTGACGGCAGCATTAAACGTTACCGAACAATAGCTCCGAAAAAATTTTATGATGGCCCTCTTGTGATTTTAGTATCTAAAAGTTCAGCTTCTGCTGCTGAAATTGTTGCTCAAACTTTACAAGATTATGGGGTAGCTATTGTCACTGGAGATGAGCAGACTTATGGAAAGGGTACGATTCAACACCAAACAATTACTGGAGATCCTGATAACAAAGATTATTTTAAAGTAACAGTTGGTAGGTACTATTCTCCTTCGGGTAAGTCTACACAATTACAAGGGGTAAAATCAGATATTTTGGTGCCTACAAAATATGCGGAAGAAGAGTTAGGCGAACGTTATTTGGAACACCCTTTACCGTCTGATCACTGTGATAATGTTATAAAAGACAACCTGGAAGACATAGACTCTCACATGAGACCATGGTTTCAAAAATACTATCTTCCCAATTTACAAGCACAAGAAACAGAATGGAGAAGCATGCTCCCTGTACTTGCTGAAAATAGCAGATCCCGGGTACAAAAAAATAAGAATTATCAATTATTCCTGACTCACCTTAAAGATCCTAGTGAAGAAATTCGTCCTCATGGCAGTAACGATCTTCAAATGGAAGAATCTGTGAATATAGTGAAAGATATGATCTTACTAAAATCTAAAAAGGTATCTTATTGTGCTATTGGAGGCTAA